The following proteins come from a genomic window of Streptomyces liliiviolaceus:
- a CDS encoding rodlin has translation MIKKVMAAAAVAASVAGVTAAAAPSAMAIGNDNGVTTANGNHAAQIYGNQATYGDMSPQMALIQGSLNKPCIGLPAKANLASLVGLVPVTVAQDVPILSAPQNQQCTENSTQAKGDEPLSHILSNIPVLSGNGASGS, from the coding sequence GTGATCAAGAAGGTTATGGCTGCCGCGGCGGTCGCCGCTTCCGTCGCCGGTGTTACGGCTGCCGCCGCCCCCTCGGCGATGGCGATCGGCAACGACAACGGCGTCACCACCGCCAACGGCAACCACGCCGCGCAGATCTACGGCAACCAGGCGACGTACGGCGACATGAGCCCGCAGATGGCGCTCATCCAGGGTTCGCTGAACAAGCCCTGCATCGGCCTGCCCGCCAAGGCCAACCTGGCCTCGCTCGTCGGCCTGGTGCCCGTCACGGTCGCCCAGGACGTGCCGATCCTGTCGGCCCCGCAGAACCAGCAGTGCACCGAGAACTCCACGCAGGCGAAGGGCGACGAGCCCCTCTCGCACATCCTGAGCAACATCCCGGTGCTCTCGGGCAACGGTGCCTCCGGCAGCTGA
- a CDS encoding rodlin → MLKKAMATAAVAASVVGVAAAGAPQALAIGNDSGVTTANGNNAEQVYGNAKAEGDMSPQGQLVQGSLNKLCLGVPVKANLASLVGVLVPVTVLQDVPVLSAPQNQQCAENSTQGKGDEPISHVLDNIPVLSGNGASGS, encoded by the coding sequence ATGCTCAAGAAGGCAATGGCCACGGCGGCGGTCGCCGCCTCTGTCGTCGGTGTCGCGGCGGCGGGTGCCCCGCAGGCGCTTGCCATCGGCAACGACAGCGGCGTCACCACCGCCAACGGCAACAACGCCGAGCAGGTGTACGGCAACGCCAAGGCCGAGGGCGACATGAGCCCCCAGGGCCAGCTCGTGCAGGGCTCGCTCAACAAGCTCTGCCTCGGTGTGCCCGTCAAGGCCAACCTGGCGTCCCTCGTGGGCGTCCTGGTGCCGGTCACCGTGCTGCAGGACGTGCCGGTCCTGTCGGCGCCGCAGAACCAGCAGTGCGCCGAGAACTCCACCCAGGGCAAGGGCGACGAGCCGATCTCGCACGTCCTGGACAACATCCCGGTGCTCTCGGGCAACGGCGCCTCGGGCAGCTGA
- a CDS encoding chaplin has product MTAEKGKYVKHKKSAVVIAGAIMAMGMGAPAFADSEAEGAAVGSPGVLSGNVLQVPVHVPVNVCGNSINVIGLLNPAFGNECVND; this is encoded by the coding sequence ATGACCGCAGAGAAAGGGAAGTACGTGAAGCACAAGAAGAGTGCCGTCGTCATCGCGGGCGCGATCATGGCCATGGGCATGGGCGCCCCGGCCTTCGCCGACTCCGAGGCCGAGGGTGCGGCCGTCGGCTCGCCCGGCGTCCTCTCCGGCAACGTTCTCCAGGTGCCCGTGCACGTTCCGGTCAACGTGTGCGGCAACTCGATCAACGTGATCGGCCTGCTGAACCCGGCGTTCGGCAACGAGTGCGTCAACGACTGA
- a CDS encoding chaplin produces MRQTLSKGMVAAAAATSILSLYGSQAFADSDVHGVAADSPGVLSGNNVQAPVGVPVNACGNSANAAAGLNPSFGNSCATPTGKHRKPDGPRHGAPTGYGSDHGHGSHQDQGYGSDHGGGSGHHGSGHHGGDHHGGGSATHGGAHDAPGVGTGNVDEAPVDVPANACGDTAGAGGLLNPAFGDRCGHDGPGGYGDDDTPPSGPPSGPPSGPPHTTPPHTTPPTTTPPETGPPGTVPPTTGPPSSVPPTTGPPGATPPSPPASGAGPWPELAQTGVDGMLAASAVGTGLLLGGAILYRRNRAAARR; encoded by the coding sequence TTGCGACAGACCCTGAGCAAGGGAATGGTCGCGGCCGCCGCCGCGACGAGCATCTTGTCCCTGTACGGCTCCCAGGCGTTCGCCGACTCGGACGTGCACGGGGTGGCGGCGGACTCGCCCGGAGTGCTGTCCGGCAACAACGTGCAGGCGCCGGTGGGCGTGCCCGTGAACGCGTGCGGCAACTCCGCGAACGCGGCCGCCGGCCTCAACCCGTCGTTCGGCAACTCCTGCGCCACCCCCACGGGCAAGCACCGCAAGCCGGACGGGCCCCGCCACGGAGCCCCGACCGGATACGGCTCGGACCACGGCCACGGCTCCCACCAGGACCAGGGATACGGCTCGGACCACGGCGGCGGCTCCGGCCACCACGGTTCGGGCCACCACGGCGGTGACCACCACGGCGGCGGTTCCGCCACGCACGGCGGTGCGCACGACGCGCCCGGTGTCGGAACGGGCAACGTCGACGAGGCCCCGGTGGACGTGCCGGCGAACGCGTGCGGCGACACCGCGGGCGCGGGCGGTCTGCTGAACCCGGCGTTCGGCGACAGGTGCGGGCACGACGGGCCGGGGGGCTACGGCGACGACGACACCCCGCCGTCCGGGCCGCCTTCGGGGCCCCCGTCCGGTCCGCCGCACACGACGCCCCCGCACACCACCCCGCCCACGACCACGCCTCCCGAGACGGGTCCGCCGGGAACGGTGCCGCCCACCACCGGGCCCCCGTCGTCGGTGCCGCCCACCACGGGTCCGCCGGGAGCGACGCCTCCGTCCCCGCCCGCCTCCGGTGCGGGCCCCTGGCCGGAGCTGGCGCAGACCGGCGTCGACGGCATGCTCGCGGCCTCGGCCGTCGGCACGGGCCTGCTGCTCGGCGGAGCGATCCTGTACCGGCGCAACCGGGCCGCCGCCCGCCGGTGA
- a CDS encoding NAD(P)-binding domain-containing protein — protein MYDLLVVGAGPYGLSIASHAAAAGLSLRVFGRPMASWRDHMPRGMFLKSEPWASNLSDPEGRLSLAAYCAQQGMEARHGAPIPVEVFASYGLWFARHSVPEVDERTIERIHPCLGGFEAVTEDGTTVRARTVALAVGVLPFTEVPATLRGLTPEHVSHSSHHSDLDRFVGKDVTVVGGGQAALETAALLAEQGTRVRVVARAPGLSWNDVPPPWERPWWQSARAPHSGLGPGWRNWFYAERPGAFRRLPEPTRARIATTALGPAGAWWVRDRVEPSVELLLGHEIAAAYGSADGVRLDVLGPSGGLTSLDTEHVIAATGFKPVRERLGILTADVHEGLGACPDGSPYVGREFESTWPGLFMAGLVTAAGFGPAMRFVHGASFTARTLVRGVRRRLRTGPALLPVPGARERRGVLGAAGR, from the coding sequence ATGTACGACCTGCTGGTGGTGGGAGCCGGCCCCTACGGCCTGTCCATCGCCTCCCATGCCGCGGCGGCCGGTCTGAGCCTGCGGGTGTTCGGCCGGCCCATGGCCTCCTGGCGCGACCACATGCCCCGCGGCATGTTCCTCAAGTCCGAACCGTGGGCCTCCAACCTCTCGGACCCCGAGGGCCGTCTGAGCCTGGCCGCCTACTGCGCGCAGCAGGGGATGGAGGCCCGGCACGGGGCGCCCATCCCGGTGGAGGTGTTCGCCTCGTACGGGCTGTGGTTCGCGCGGCACTCGGTCCCGGAGGTGGACGAGCGCACGATCGAGCGCATCCACCCCTGCCTCGGCGGTTTCGAGGCGGTCACCGAGGACGGCACGACCGTGCGCGCGCGGACGGTCGCGCTGGCGGTCGGCGTGCTCCCCTTCACCGAAGTCCCGGCGACCCTGCGCGGGCTGACGCCCGAGCACGTCTCGCACAGCAGCCATCACAGCGATCTGGACCGCTTCGTCGGCAAGGACGTCACCGTGGTCGGCGGCGGTCAGGCCGCGCTGGAGACGGCGGCCCTGCTCGCCGAACAGGGCACCCGCGTCCGGGTCGTGGCCCGGGCCCCCGGCCTCTCCTGGAACGACGTGCCACCGCCGTGGGAACGCCCCTGGTGGCAGTCCGCCCGCGCCCCGCACAGCGGCCTCGGCCCCGGCTGGCGCAACTGGTTCTACGCCGAACGCCCCGGCGCGTTCCGCCGTCTGCCCGAGCCCACCCGCGCCCGGATCGCCACCACGGCCCTCGGCCCCGCGGGCGCCTGGTGGGTCCGCGACCGGGTCGAACCGTCCGTCGAACTGCTGCTGGGCCACGAGATCGCGGCGGCCTACGGGTCGGCGGACGGCGTACGCCTCGACGTGCTCGGCCCGAGCGGCGGGCTGACGTCCCTGGACACCGAGCACGTCATCGCCGCCACGGGCTTCAAGCCGGTCCGCGAACGCCTGGGGATCCTGACGGCGGACGTGCACGAGGGCCTGGGCGCGTGTCCCGACGGATCGCCCTACGTGGGCCGGGAGTTCGAGTCGACCTGGCCGGGGCTCTTCATGGCGGGCCTGGTCACGGCGGCCGGCTTCGGCCCGGCCATGCGGTTCGTGCACGGCGCCTCGTTCACGGCCCGGACCCTCGTACGGGGAGTGCGGCGCCGGCTCCGTACGGGACCGGCCCTGCTGCCCGTGCCCGGCGCGCGGGAGCGGCGCGGGGTGCTGGGGGCAGCGGGGCGCTGA
- a CDS encoding carboxylate--amine ligase, giving the protein MPSFDTRVPAVLLRTDRNPFHHGTLGAVRSLGRAGIDVHLVADSTGSPVRGSRFVCRMHPPPAPGAPPSEIAATLRRVAARVGRPAVLIPMDDAGAVAVDRLRAELAPRFLLPLAPAGLAERVADKAELAAVCASAGLPHPETLVPDGPAQAASAARRLGLPVVAKWSRPWLLPAGSDLRSTTVLTSAEEARTLYRRAEEAGSRLLLQAFLAPGPDQDWFFHGYVDRSGAVRGGGTGRKQLAWPRGAGLTAVGRWTPNPAVLALAERLVAQLGYRGILDLDFRRDGTTGAYHLLDFNPRPGAQFRLFADGAGLDVVRALHLDLTHRPLPSPVPLPGRTFVVENYAPLSAAFRRGTELAWHARDDLAPGAALWALWSRHVGRRAVRRHVRPTTPPPQLTPLSDDEKASSH; this is encoded by the coding sequence ATGCCGTCCTTCGACACCCGCGTGCCCGCCGTACTGCTGCGCACCGACCGGAATCCCTTTCACCACGGCACGCTGGGAGCCGTACGCTCGCTCGGCCGGGCCGGAATCGACGTACACCTGGTCGCGGATTCCACTGGAAGTCCGGTGCGCGGTTCGCGTTTTGTGTGCCGGATGCATCCGCCGCCCGCCCCCGGGGCCCCGCCGTCCGAGATCGCCGCGACGTTGCGCCGAGTGGCGGCGCGGGTGGGCCGGCCCGCCGTACTGATCCCAATGGATGACGCGGGCGCCGTGGCCGTGGACCGGCTGCGGGCCGAACTCGCGCCCCGCTTCCTGCTGCCCCTCGCGCCCGCGGGCCTCGCCGAGCGGGTCGCGGACAAGGCGGAACTGGCCGCCGTGTGCGCGTCCGCGGGCCTCCCGCACCCGGAGACGCTGGTCCCGGACGGTCCCGCGCAGGCGGCCTCGGCGGCCCGGCGGCTGGGGCTGCCGGTGGTGGCGAAGTGGAGCCGCCCCTGGCTGCTGCCCGCCGGTTCCGACCTGCGCAGCACGACGGTCCTGACCTCCGCCGAGGAGGCGCGGACCCTGTACCGGCGGGCCGAGGAGGCGGGCAGCCGGCTGCTGCTCCAGGCGTTCCTGGCACCGGGCCCCGACCAGGACTGGTTCTTCCACGGGTACGTGGACCGGTCCGGGGCGGTGCGCGGGGGCGGCACGGGCCGCAAGCAGCTGGCCTGGCCGCGCGGCGCGGGCCTGACCGCGGTGGGCCGCTGGACGCCGAACCCGGCCGTGCTGGCGCTGGCCGAACGGCTGGTCGCACAGCTCGGCTACCGGGGCATCCTCGACCTGGACTTCCGCCGCGACGGCACGACCGGCGCGTACCACCTGCTCGACTTCAACCCGCGGCCCGGCGCGCAGTTCCGGCTGTTCGCCGACGGGGCGGGGCTCGACGTGGTGCGGGCGCTGCACCTGGACCTGACCCACCGTCCGCTGCCGTCGCCCGTCCCCCTGCCGGGCCGGACCTTCGTGGTGGAGAACTACGCGCCGCTGTCGGCCGCGTTCCGCCGCGGGACCGAACTGGCCTGGCACGCCCGGGACGACCTCGCGCCCGGTGCCGCCCTGTGGGCGCTGTGGTCACGCCATGTGGGCAGGCGCGCCGTCCGCCGGCACGTACGACCGACGACCCCTCCTCCTCAGCTGACCCCCCTGTCCGACGACGAGAAAGCGAGCAGTCACTGA
- a CDS encoding glycoside hydrolase family 26 protein produces MAPLQRTRTRRPAYVAAVLTAGLFASAALASGTGHAAAVRAGEPPAPPPPAPTGVVAPVAAPAAAPAASGQATPPPAPPKAPEKPAFGAYLDYGPRGVARIAELSRWLGGADLRVAHTYLPGDRWSNIEGLPGFLDAWADWRREEADRLFVLNVPMLERNEEGVSDREVRGLLRRGAAGEFDHHFRKLAERLVELEVPDTVIVLGWEMNGITYTHRCGPDPEAWKKYWDRIVTAMRAVPGQKFRFDFTPNRGRDAIPWTQCYPGDETVDVIGMDSYDQPRGQSFDEAVSEPYGLQAHVDFAKAHGKPISYPEWGLFRNGDNATYMRRMLAWLDEHKPLYNTLTDYCPHGVWQCDDNPEASEIYRSVLFGRTDQTPKPTDPTPKPTDPTPKPTDPPGTTDPTPEKPSNCSPVALGDWVEYWLGGKLCLRFDWWSRNR; encoded by the coding sequence ATGGCCCCACTGCAACGGACCCGAACCAGACGGCCGGCGTACGTCGCCGCCGTACTCACCGCCGGACTCTTCGCCTCGGCCGCCCTCGCGTCCGGGACGGGACACGCGGCGGCCGTGCGGGCGGGGGAGCCGCCCGCCCCGCCGCCGCCCGCGCCCACCGGTGTCGTGGCGCCGGTCGCCGCACCGGCCGCCGCACCGGCCGCCTCCGGACAGGCGACCCCGCCGCCCGCGCCGCCGAAGGCCCCCGAGAAACCGGCCTTCGGCGCCTACCTGGACTACGGGCCCCGCGGGGTGGCCCGGATCGCCGAGCTCAGCCGCTGGCTGGGCGGGGCCGACCTGCGCGTGGCGCACACGTATCTGCCGGGCGACCGCTGGAGCAACATCGAGGGCCTGCCCGGCTTCCTCGACGCCTGGGCGGACTGGCGGCGGGAGGAGGCCGACCGGCTGTTCGTCCTCAACGTGCCGATGCTGGAGCGCAACGAGGAGGGCGTCTCCGACCGCGAGGTCCGCGGTCTGCTGCGGCGCGGCGCGGCCGGGGAGTTCGACCACCACTTCCGCAAGCTGGCCGAGCGGCTCGTCGAGCTGGAGGTGCCCGACACCGTCATCGTGCTCGGCTGGGAAATGAACGGCATCACGTACACCCATCGCTGCGGGCCGGACCCGGAGGCCTGGAAGAAGTACTGGGACAGGATCGTCACCGCCATGAGAGCGGTGCCGGGGCAGAAGTTCCGCTTCGACTTCACGCCGAACCGCGGCCGGGACGCCATTCCCTGGACCCAGTGCTATCCGGGCGACGAGACGGTCGACGTCATCGGCATGGATTCGTACGACCAGCCGCGCGGACAGTCATTCGACGAGGCCGTTTCGGAGCCCTACGGGCTTCAGGCGCACGTCGACTTCGCGAAAGCGCACGGAAAGCCGATCTCCTATCCTGAATGGGGGCTGTTCCGAAACGGCGACAACGCGACCTACATGAGGCGCATGCTCGCCTGGCTGGACGAGCACAAGCCGCTGTACAACACGCTCACCGACTACTGCCCGCACGGTGTGTGGCAGTGCGACGACAACCCCGAGGCCTCCGAGATCTACCGGTCCGTGCTCTTCGGCCGCACCGACCAGACGCCGAAGCCCACCGACCCGACCCCGAAGCCCACGGATCCGACGCCCAAGCCGACCGACCCGCCGGGGACCACCGACCCGACGCCCGAGAAGCCGTCGAACTGCTCGCCGGTGGCCCTGGGCGACTGGGTGGAGTACTGGCTCGGCGGGAAGCTCTGCCTGCGCTTCGACTGGTGGTCGCGCAACCGCTGA
- a CDS encoding GNAT family N-acetyltransferase: MRAALRAQPQTELRTELCTDEREFGRLAEEWGGLYRHCGTATPFQSHAWLHSWWLSYGTPGRLRLVLVRDGGELVAAAPLMLVRQPWPALVPLGGSISDFGDVLIEDGERADRAAAALAEGLAAAARTALIDFREVRPGGAVERVYASWRGPRRQVPDSLCLELPAVPMDDLIGRLATAKAQQRVRAKLRKLSTLGVERRAVRPDEVDTALRRLLELHRLQWQGRKVTSEHLQDRFAEHLIRSVGPMVRAGDAVVTEFLVDGTVVAVDLTLLSDRLAGGYLYGAHPQLRERKADVATMLLHACAQHTAAGSGTGNGTGGRRVLSLLRGNEPYKHHWRPQPVVNQRFLLARRRTAPLMSAAVCDVAARSRGKKLLDRFLDWRERGGGRP, from the coding sequence GTGAGAGCCGCGCTGCGGGCTCAGCCGCAGACCGAGCTGCGTACGGAACTGTGCACGGACGAGCGGGAGTTCGGGCGGCTGGCCGAGGAGTGGGGAGGGCTGTACCGGCACTGCGGCACGGCGACCCCCTTCCAGAGCCACGCGTGGCTGCACTCGTGGTGGCTCTCCTACGGCACGCCCGGCCGGCTCCGGCTCGTACTCGTCCGCGACGGCGGCGAGCTGGTGGCCGCCGCCCCGCTGATGCTCGTACGGCAGCCGTGGCCCGCCCTCGTACCGCTGGGCGGGTCGATCTCCGACTTCGGGGACGTGCTGATCGAGGACGGCGAGCGCGCCGACCGGGCGGCCGCCGCGCTGGCCGAGGGGCTGGCCGCCGCCGCGCGCACCGCGCTGATCGACTTCCGTGAGGTACGGCCCGGGGGCGCGGTGGAGCGGGTGTACGCGAGCTGGCGCGGGCCCCGGCGGCAGGTGCCGGACTCGCTGTGCCTGGAGCTGCCCGCCGTGCCGATGGACGACCTGATCGGACGGCTGGCGACGGCCAAGGCGCAGCAGCGGGTCCGCGCCAAGCTGCGCAAGCTGTCCACGCTGGGGGTCGAACGGCGGGCCGTGCGCCCCGACGAGGTCGACACGGCGCTGCGCAGGCTCCTGGAGCTGCACCGGCTGCAGTGGCAGGGCCGCAAGGTGACGTCCGAGCATCTGCAGGATCGCTTCGCCGAACACCTGATCCGTTCGGTGGGGCCGATGGTCCGCGCCGGGGACGCGGTGGTGACCGAGTTCCTGGTGGACGGGACCGTGGTGGCGGTCGACCTGACGCTCCTGTCGGACCGGCTGGCGGGCGGCTATCTGTACGGTGCGCATCCGCAGCTGCGGGAGCGCAAGGCGGACGTGGCGACGATGCTGCTGCACGCCTGCGCCCAGCACACCGCGGCGGGCAGCGGGACGGGCAACGGGACGGGCGGTCGCCGGGTGCTGAGTCTGCTGCGCGGCAACGAGCCCTACAAGCACCACTGGCGCCCGCAGCCCGTCGTCAACCAGCGTTTCCTGCTGGCCAGACGGCGGACGGCACCGCTGATGTCCGCCGCCGTCTGTGACGTGGCCGCCCGCAGCAGGGGCAAGAAGCTGCTCGACCGGTTCCTCGACTGGAGGGAACGCGGTGGCGGCAGGCCCTGA
- a CDS encoding YveK family protein, translating into MTDNPIRVTGRPGTALARARALPPWSLLAAGALLGGVLGGSYGVLKTPQYSATSYVIAVPTEQSDPAAALGFAQAYGRVATQLAVLGDAQVWAGVPVSTLRESVRTATSPDAPMVAVTATSARPDLAADIANAVSRSLTRHANDTEGSTHVELLQFSRAIKPTEASSASASVTGLVGASAGGLLGGLALLVRPRRAPGAAPTASVPGPATAADVHGQL; encoded by the coding sequence ATGACCGACAACCCCATCCGTGTCACCGGACGGCCGGGAACGGCACTCGCGCGGGCCAGGGCGCTGCCCCCGTGGTCCCTGCTCGCCGCGGGCGCCCTCCTCGGCGGAGTGCTCGGCGGCTCGTACGGCGTCCTGAAGACACCGCAGTACAGCGCCACGAGTTACGTCATCGCCGTCCCCACCGAGCAGTCGGACCCGGCGGCGGCGCTCGGCTTCGCACAGGCCTACGGGCGGGTCGCCACCCAGCTCGCGGTGCTCGGCGACGCCCAGGTGTGGGCGGGCGTACCGGTGTCGACCCTGCGGGAGAGCGTGCGGACGGCGACCTCGCCGGACGCGCCGATGGTCGCCGTGACCGCCACCTCCGCCCGGCCCGACCTCGCCGCGGACATCGCCAACGCCGTGTCGCGCTCGCTGACCCGGCACGCGAACGACACCGAGGGCAGCACGCATGTGGAGCTGCTGCAGTTCTCGCGGGCGATCAAACCCACGGAGGCGTCCTCGGCGTCCGCGTCGGTGACCGGTCTCGTCGGCGCGAGCGCCGGCGGACTGCTCGGCGGACTCGCGCTGCTGGTCCGCCCGCGCCGCGCCCCGGGGGCCGCGCCCACGGCCTCGGTGCCGGGCCCCGCCACCGCCGCCGACGTCCACGGACAGCTGTGA